The sequence GCCCGTCCGACTGGAGGCACGACCATGGGCGACAAGGCGCACGCACACACCGGAGCCGCCGGAGGGGTACCGGGGGCCGGCCGTCCCCGCGCCCTGCGCAACGTGGCACTGGTCGGCCACAGCGGCTCCGGCAAGACCACCCTCGTCGAGGCGCTCGCGCAGACCGCGGGCGCCATCAACCGGCCGGGCCGGGTCGAGGACGGCACGACCGTCTCCGACCACGAGGAGATCGAGCACCGCCAGCACCGGTCCGTCCAGCTCTCCCTGGTCCCCGTGGACTGGGACGGCTGCCGGATCAACCTGCTGGACACCCCCGGCTACGCCGACTTCGTCGGAGAGGTCAGGGCCGGGCTGCGGGCGGCGGACGCTGCCCTCTTCGTCGTGTCGGCGGCCCAGGAGGCCGAGGCCGTGGCGGGCACCACCCGCGCCCTGTGGGAGGAGTGCGCCGCCGTCTCCATGCCGCGCGCCCTCGTGATCACCCACCTCGACACCGCCCGCACCCCCTTCGACGCGATGACCCGGCTCTGCGGCGAACTCTTCGGCGCCGACGACCCCGACGCCGTACTCCCCCTCTACCTGCCCGTGCTCGGCCCCGAGGCCGCCGACGGGCACGCCCCGCTCACCGGCCTCACCGGCCTGCTCTCGCAGCGGATCCTCGACTACTCCGGCGGCGAGCGCACCGAGCACCCGCCCGCCGACGACGAGCGGGCACCCCTGGCCGGGGCCCGCGCCCGGCTCATCGAGGGGATCATCGCCGAGAGCGAGGACGAGACCCTGATGGACCGCTACCTCGGCGGCGAGACCATCGACACCAAGACCCTCGTCGACGACCTCGAACGCGCCGTGGCACGCGGCACCTTCCACCCCGTCCTCGCCGCCGCACCCGCAGCCGCCGGCGCCCGCCAGGGCATCGGCACCGTCGAACTCCTCGACCTGATCACCGGCGGCTTCCCCACCCCCCTCGAACACCCGCTTCCCGCCGTCACCACCCCCGACGGCTCCCCGCTCCCCGCCCTGACGGGCGACCCCGACGGCCCCCTGGTCGCCGAGGTCGTCAAGACCTCCTCCGACCCCTACGTCGGCCGGCTCTCCCTCGTCCGCGTCTTCTCCGGCACCCTGCGCCCCGACGACACCGTGCACATCTACGGCCACGGCCTCGACGGCCCCGCGCACGAGGACCGCCCCTGCCACGGGACGCGCACCCGGGCCGGCGCCCTCACCTCGCCGTTCGGGAAGCAGCAGCGCCCCCTCGACGCCTGCGTCGCCGGAGACCTCGCCTGCGTCGCCCGCCTCGACACCGCCGAGACCGGCGACACCCTCTCCGGCACCGGCCACCCCCTGCTCCTCGAACCCTGGACCACCCCCGACCCCCTGCTCCCGCTCGCCGTCCGGGCGCACAGCAAGGCCGACGAGGACAAGCTCTCCCACAGCCTGGCCCGGCTCGTCGCCGAGGACCCGGCCCTGCGCCTCGAACAGAACCCGGACACCGGACAGCTCGTCCTGTGGTGCCTGGGCGAGGCCCACCAGGAGGTCGCCCTGGACCGGCTGCGCGACCACTACGGGGTCCAGGTCGACGCCGTCCCGCACCGCGTCGCCCTGCGGGAGACCTTCGCCGGACCCGCCACCGGACGCGGCCGCCACGTCAAACAGTCCGGCGGCCACGGCCAGTACGCCGTCTGCGAGATCGACGTCGAGCCGCTGCCCGCCGGCTCCGGCGTCGAATTCGCCGACCGGGTCGTCGGCGGCTCCGTCCCCCGCCCGTTCATCGCCTCCGTCGAGAAGGGCGTCCGCGCCCAGGCCGCCCGGGGCGTCGCCGCCGGCCACCCGCTCGTCGACATCCGCGTCGTCCTGCGGGACGGCAAGGCGCACTCCGTGGACTCCTCCGACGCCGCCTTCCAGACCGCCGGTGCCCTCGCCCTGCGCGAGGCCGCGGCCGAGGCGCACGTCCGCTTCCTGGAACCCGTCGCCGAGGTCCGCGTCCTTGTCCCCGACGCCTACGTCGGCCCGGTGATGAGCGACCTCTCGGGGCGCCGGGGCCGGGTCACCGGCACCGAGCAGTCGGGCCCCGGGCGCACCCTCGTACGCGCCGACGTCCCCGAACTGGAGATCGGCCGGTACGCGGTCGACCTGCGCTCGCTCACCCACGGCACCGGCCGCTTCGACCGCGCGTACGCCCGTCACGAACCGATGCCCGCACAACTCGCCGACCGCGTCGCCGCCCAGGACGGCTGACCGGCGGGGCCGCACCCCCACCCGTTGTCCACAGGGCCCCACGGCGTACGTTTCCGGACGATACGCTGGTACCCCAGCTCAGAAAGTGTGCCGGGCACGGCAGTTGGGAAACAGCCGCAGGAGCGGTTCCTCGGTGGCGAGTGGGGGCGACAGTGGC is a genomic window of Streptomyces sp. NBC_00708 containing:
- a CDS encoding elongation factor G-like protein EF-G2 — its product is MGDKAHAHTGAAGGVPGAGRPRALRNVALVGHSGSGKTTLVEALAQTAGAINRPGRVEDGTTVSDHEEIEHRQHRSVQLSLVPVDWDGCRINLLDTPGYADFVGEVRAGLRAADAALFVVSAAQEAEAVAGTTRALWEECAAVSMPRALVITHLDTARTPFDAMTRLCGELFGADDPDAVLPLYLPVLGPEAADGHAPLTGLTGLLSQRILDYSGGERTEHPPADDERAPLAGARARLIEGIIAESEDETLMDRYLGGETIDTKTLVDDLERAVARGTFHPVLAAAPAAAGARQGIGTVELLDLITGGFPTPLEHPLPAVTTPDGSPLPALTGDPDGPLVAEVVKTSSDPYVGRLSLVRVFSGTLRPDDTVHIYGHGLDGPAHEDRPCHGTRTRAGALTSPFGKQQRPLDACVAGDLACVARLDTAETGDTLSGTGHPLLLEPWTTPDPLLPLAVRAHSKADEDKLSHSLARLVAEDPALRLEQNPDTGQLVLWCLGEAHQEVALDRLRDHYGVQVDAVPHRVALRETFAGPATGRGRHVKQSGGHGQYAVCEIDVEPLPAGSGVEFADRVVGGSVPRPFIASVEKGVRAQAARGVAAGHPLVDIRVVLRDGKAHSVDSSDAAFQTAGALALREAAAEAHVRFLEPVAEVRVLVPDAYVGPVMSDLSGRRGRVTGTEQSGPGRTLVRADVPELEIGRYAVDLRSLTHGTGRFDRAYARHEPMPAQLADRVAAQDG